The Liolophura sinensis isolate JHLJ2023 chromosome 12, CUHK_Ljap_v2, whole genome shotgun sequence genome segment TCTCTTTACTTTGCTCCTGTCTTAAATGCTCACAGCGGGAATAACCCGTAATGAAACCGGTTTCGGATTTTCTCGACCGTAAAAATGCAACAGAAATTTCCACGTTTACCTTGTTAAATGATACTGATGCTGAGTTTTGATGCTCAGTTTCAATACAGCTCTCCGACCACACCGTCGAACACGTGACATGCAGGACCAATTAGATACACGTCTGAGAATTCCCACTCACCCATGCGTCTGGCCGTCACCGTCAGTGTCCCAAGACGTACTTTGACGTTAACTTTCACTGCCGTCGGTTCCGTGAACACTGACCGCTGACTTACCGTAACAAGCGCAGCGCCAGCGGCGCCAGTCCCACACGCCAGCGTCTCACCGTTGACGCCGCACTCGTAACTTCGCACTGAAATATTCCAAGGGGTTTCCCCGTTCTGGACGTACATTTTGTTAAATCCCTCGTCATCACTGACGTCATGTGTTAAACGGGTGTCGTCACCATCCTTCTGAACGTCAAAGCTCTCAAGGTCGTCCACGTACGTCACAAAGTTACAGCCGCCCGTATCGATCTGGTAGGTATTCTCATCAAGCTTACAGGCCATTCCCTGCTCAATATTTCTCAACTGAAGGCGCACGAGTCCAGAACCACTGCTAAGATGACCGACGTGCTCACCGTCATAGGCCGTACAGAATGTAACGTCTTCGTTTGCTGACGCCAGGCCGAGCTGAACTGCGAACTTCACAGCACAACGTCCACCATTCCCGCAAAACGACCCCAACCGCCCGTCGCTACAGTGATACACAAACTCAAAAGCACAGGAACTGTGCTCAGCGTTCTCACAAGAACGGATCTCGACCAACCCGTCCGCACCAATCCCAGTTCTGGGGTCGCATAATCTCGCGATGAAAGCTTCTTTGGAGAAGTCATTCTCCCCATTTCTGTtatccacaaaaataaaattgttccCCAAAGCGTGGTATTTTGAAAACTCCATGATGTTCTCAAAGTGTTTCTTAGATGTTGTCTTCAAATATAAGCGTATAGTACCAAGATGTGTTTGTACTCAGGTGTTAATCGCTTTGCGTGACGGTGCAACAACAACGATGTATAACGATGGTCTAGGCTAGGCTAGGCTAGGCTAGGTAACAGGACCTATATAGGCCAAACCTCTGACCGATAGGCC includes the following:
- the LOC135479780 gene encoding diaminopimelate epimerase-like; the protein is MEFSKYHALGNNFIFVDNRNGENDFSKEAFIARLCDPRTGIGADGLVEIRSCENAEHSSCAFEFVYHCSDGRLGSFCGNGGRCAVKFAVQLGLASANEDVTFCTAYDGEHVGHLSSGSGLVRLQLRNIEQGMACKLDENTYQIDTGGCNFVTYVDDLESFDVQKDGDDTRLTHDVSDDEGFNKMYVQNGETPWNISVRSYECGVNGETLACGTGAAGAALVTVSQRSVFTEPTAVKVNVKVRLGTLTVTARRMGEWEFSDVYLIGPACHVFDGVVGELY